A region of Carassius gibelio isolate Cgi1373 ecotype wild population from Czech Republic chromosome B11, carGib1.2-hapl.c, whole genome shotgun sequence DNA encodes the following proteins:
- the LOC127967836 gene encoding protein Wnt-4a — protein MYLIRSLLMLFLALFSANASNWLYLAKLSSVGSISDEETCEKLRGLIQRQVQICKRNVEVMDAVRRGAQLAIDECQFQFRNRRWNCSTLESVPVFGKVVTQGTREAAFVYAISAASVAFAVTRACSSGELDKCGCDRNVHGVSPEGFQWSGCSDNIAYGVAFSQSFVDVRERSKGQSSNRALMNLHNNEAGRKAILNHMRVECKCHGVSGSCEVKTCWKAMPPFRKVGNVIKEKFDGATEVELRKVGTTKVLVPRNSQFKPHTDEDLVYLDPSPDFCEHDPRTPGILGTAGRFCNKTSKAIDGCELMCCGRGFHTEEVEVVDRCSCKFHWCCYVKCKQCRKMVEMHTCR, from the exons ATGTATTTGATAAGGTCACTGCTTATGCTCTTTCTAGCACTCTTCTCCGCCAATGCGAGCAACTGGCT ATACTTGGCAAAGCTGTCATCGGTAGGAAGCATCTCGGATGAAGAGACCTGTGAGAAGCTCAGAGGACTCATTCAGAGGCAGGTTCAGATCTGCAAGCGTAATGTGGAGGTGATGGACGCAGTCCGCAGGGGCGCTCAGCTCGCCATCGACGAGTGCCAGTTTCAGTTCCGCAACCGTCGCTGGAACTGCTCGACGCTAGAGAGTGTCCCTGTGTTTGGCAAAGTGGTCACACAAG GTACACGAGAAGCTGCATTTGTGTATGCCATATCTGCTGCTAGCGTAGCCTTTGCAGTGACCAGAGCCTGCAGCAGTGGGGAGCTGGACAAGTGTGGCTGCGACCGCAATGTGCACGGTGTCAGTCCAGAAG GTTTCCAGTGGTCAGGATGCTCAGATAACATTGCATATGGGGTTGCTTTTTCCCAGTCCTTTGTGGACGTCAGAGAGCGAAGTAAAGGACAGTCTTCCAACAGAGCCCTAATGAACCTTCATAACAACGAGGCAGGAAGGAAG GCAATTCTGAACCACATGCGAGTGGAATGTAAGTGCCACGGTGTTTCAGGTTCCTGCGAGGTAAAAACCTGCTGGAAAGCAATGCCGCCGTTCCGCAAAGTGGGCAACGTCATCAAGGAGAAATTTGACGGTGCTACGGAAGTGGAGCTGCGCAAAGTGGGCACCACCAAGGTCCTGGTTCCACGAAACTCACAGTTCAAGCCCCACACAGACGAAGATCTGGTGTACCTGGACCCGAGCCCAGACTTCTGCGAACACGACCCCAGAACTCCAGGCATACTGGGAACCGCAGGGCGCTTCTGCAACAAGACCTCGAAGGCCATCGACGGCTGTGAGCTCATGTGCTGCGGTCGCGGATTCCACAcggaggaggtggaggtggtCGACCGCTGCAGCTGTAAGTTCCACTGGTGCTGCTACGTCAAGTGCAAACAGTGCCGCAAGATGGTGGAGATGCACACGTGTCGGTGA